The following nucleotide sequence is from Salvia splendens isolate huo1 chromosome 2, SspV2, whole genome shotgun sequence.
ggaaagagtgcaaataacttgggacgcccagaaaggaaataagtgcaagtagtgcgggacggagggagtataatgtaTACTGTACACACGTGTGGATGATTTATCCAACATTTTTTTCTTTGCACTTGATTGATTGTCTTACTTTTATTTAGCAGAACATAGACATGATATGTCTGCTTATTTTATCCTACCGTGTCTGATATTTGTAGCAACCTTAATTTCTGTGTTATCAGTCATTTGAAAATTATGCAGTTTATTTCTCCAAGGAATATTAGATTTAATCATTGACTCAGGAGTGTGGAATCTTTGATTTTTCTTCCTCTTTTATTCCTATATCCAAAAAATTCTTAAATAATTTGCAAAATTAAGGAGAATATATACACAATATGATAGTATATGGTTATTATGGAATTTTGGAAGTACAATATACATTATAGATATCCGAATGACATGTACTGATGAAATGGAACACAAGACTGCAACACGAAAAGATAACAACGAAACAAAATTGTTGCCTCTTCCAAAGCAAAGAGAGACGAACAACTGCTTGATTCAAAAGTATGCTACCACCTATCACACTATCACAGAATCAAGAAACGGGACGAACCTTTAACACGTTCTCTACAGCTTTGAGATGATCGCCAATTCGCTACTAATCTGCAGTTTTCTGGGTCTCGTTACTCTATCTCGTTAAAATGAAGCTTCCAGCACTTAGGATCTAAATCCTCCTGCAAATCAAGGAACGGCCGCTTAGTCTCAGACGGGTATTTGACTCGTTCATAGGCTCAAAGACACAAGTGAAACCATGGTTACCTGAAATACTTTATCCCTCCACAGGAAAGTGCAGCCACGGGCTTCTAGATGTTTCACGAGAAGCTCTGGCAGTGAGGTTCTGAACGAAGCCTGAAGCTTCACTTTGGTTAGTCCGCCACATGCCAAGAGTGCAGCCACGAGCCCTCTGGGAGTCAAGCCCCTCACATGGAGGACAGTCATGCTCTGTAAACAGCTTATACTTGCGAGGGAGACGAGCCCCACATCAGTCACCGATGTGTATGAAAAGTTTATCTGCATAGAAAGCAGTCTAAGATGGAGTTTCTTATGCGAGATGGAAAGGGGGTAAGAACGTCGAGCACACCTGTTTGAGGTTTTGAGAGAAGCGGGCAAGAGAAATCATTCCGGCATCATCGATGTTGCGACACTTTTTTATGTCCAACTTGGAGAGTTGCTTGCATCCCATAGCAATGGCTTCTAGACCAACTGGAGTGATAAGAAGGCATCCACGGCTTTCTAGTGTGTTCAGCTTCGAGCATTTCGACAAGGACATCAAGGAACAATCCGTGATGGATTTACAATATGCAATGTTGATCGTTTCTAGGTCACGACAGCCACTAGCAATGGCCAAGATGCTAGAATCACCAATTCCATCAGATCTGGCAAACAAAAGATAGTATTAGAGATAAACGGAAGGAAGAAAAGCTTCAAAGCAACGAGTATGTTTCTCGTTTGTATGCATGATAAAAGCTGACCTGTATAAGTCGACCTCTTTGAGCTTTGAGCAAGACATGCCTATGTGAATGAGCCCCTCGTCGGTTATATTCAGGCAGATCCCCAGTTTCAAGCTTCTGAGTCGAGAGCACGTGGAGATGGATTTTAGACCTGGATGCGTACTTGAATCAGCATTACTAAAATtcctataaatatataaatgagCCAAACAAAGCAATTAGTTACCTTCATCGTCGATTTCATTATCAGTAACATCAAGCTCCTCCAAAAACTGGCATCGCTGCCCGATCAAAACAAAAGCCTCAGCTGGAAGCAAGGTGCACGATTCCATCTTGAGGGAAACGAGGGCGGTACAAGAATTTGTTATGTGGGCCACAGACGCACTAGTTATTTTGCGGCAGCAGGTGATGTCTAGTTTTCTCAAGTCTTTATGTTTTGTAACGAGGGAGGAAAGTCCTTCATCTGTCACTCCTAAGCACTTACTTAAGCTTATCTCACTCAGTGATACACACCAGTTCCCAATGGCTTTGAGTCCCGAACACGTGACCTTGCAACCATCAAGTTTTATGGATTGCAACATTGAAAGCTTTTGCAAACTATCAGCAAGAGCAAGATCCACCTGAAAATTCACTAGTACATTagttaaaaattcaaaaatatacaACTATAGGCAAGGTGGGGAAAGATGGAGACTCACGCGAGAACCATATGATAAGATGAGTTGCCTCAAACTCGCAGTAGCAGTGGTGAGAGAAGATAAACCCACATGACTTACTTTCTGACAGCTCGACATATCAAGTGTCTGTTGAAACAAAAGAAGCTAATTACGGGCAAAGCACAATTTCCACTTCAAGATCGATAAAGAGTAAGGAAACCACTAACTGAAGCCTGTAAGTTCAGATTTTTCATTGTCCAACAAAACTGTAAAGTTATACATTTAGTAAAAGTCCATGAGTCTCTAAGCATGCTTAATCTAAAAATTAATACCTCCAGTGATTTGCATCCTTGGTTGAGAGCTGCAAGGCTGTCATCATCGATTCCAAAACACCCTTCTAGAACCAAATCTTCGAGGCGTTTCAACTCTAAGACTTGCGACAAGCATTTATTGGTGATCTACATGAGAGAAAATAAGTGAGGCATTATCATTCCTGTAGTCCATGAATATTGCTCACAGAAGCTATATATGTTTTAATTCGTACAGATTCAACTATTAAACTACGGAGTATATTTTATGCACAAAAAACTCATTAAAGCGTTATGTGTGAATTCTGCATACAGAAAAAACAAAGAAGTATAGCAATTAGCAAGTAAATATATATGTGATTCAAACAATAGGTTAGAACTTGAGTATTCTTAGTACTTTCTATTAAAAACCAGTACAAATTCAAATCATTGGTCCTGTAACATGCCCTGAGAGATTCTGACCTAATCATAATGAAATAGAACTCATTCTACAACTTTCCTTATTCCCTAAGGGTAAAATATGTTATCACGTTAAAATTCTTCCAGCAAAGACGCAGCAGCGCTAATAATATTGTCCGGCCACCGTATTTAGACATGTGTTTAGATAGAACTACCCATACATTCACCATCATAAAAGGTTCAAATTCATGACATAATTTTTGCTTTATCATACAGCTCTCATTAACAGCCCCAACCAAAAAGCTTAGCACTTCCGGGCGAGATAGGTAGCAAGAATGTTTAATTGCCACGGTCAGGGACTGTTACCTAGCAAGTATTACGCGGGAGTACATCaattttaaaatactaaaatcaTGTTTAGTTTCTTAACACATGAAGGCGAAATACTCAAGGTTAAGACCTCAGGCTACTGATGGATATAAGGTCAACTTCAAATACTTAGTATACATAAAtgaatttatttcatttagttATTCCACAAACAACAACTAAGGCAATAAACAACATCAGAACTCAGTAAATCAACTAAATCAAAATAAAGCATCAAAAACAGAGTCAAATAATCAAGAAAACACTCTTAAAATCAAGCTGTAATACCGGCAAGAAGGAAAGATCCAAACTTCGAATATCTTGACACTTGACAGCAATCAACCCCACCCCCAAATCACCAACACCCAAACACCATTTCAAGCTGAGAAACTTGAGCTTCCTACACCCCACAGCAATACAACCTATCCCAATGTCAGTAATAGACTTACACCTGACCAACCACAGCTTCTCCAAGTTCTTGGCTTCGGCTATGGTGGCAGCCGCCAAGTCCTTAAGCTCTGTCGCATTCGACAGATCAATCTCCACCAAATTCCCACAACTCACCACCAAATTAGACAGCCCCACATGCCCAACAAACTTGGACCTAGACAGATTAATCGACCGCAGCGTTTCCTTGCAATAACTCGACACAACATCAAGCGTGGCATCGGTGACTCtgggacagagagagagatCGAGATTTGAAACATGAGGGTATCTGACCAAAACTTTGCTCAGCAGCTCCGAGCGAAGGGGTTTCAGGAGCTTCCTGTGGCGAGACTCAATGTCGTAAAACGAGCGGCAAACGAGAGAGAACGACTTCCTATCGACTGGGTTTTCGAGGAAATCAAGAAGTGTAAATACTATCTCTTCTGACAGGAGATCGAAGCGGCTGAAGGTGGGTTCTGGGATTGATTTCTGCTTCTTCATCGCGGCAAAGGTCGAAGCTTTTTTCGAGTAATGAGGCTAAAAATTGGATCTTTGCAGCTTAATCGGCGAAAAGAGGCTCGatcttttgtggatttttgGCTTCTACGCctgattttttttcaataatttgatAGGTGTAGAAGAATGGTTGCAATCATGCTAAAATTAGTGGTGTGTATAAAATTGAGGGATTTATTGAACAACCGTTAACCGCAAGactctaaggccatccacaacgctgttcctataccgttcctaaaccgttccttaaaccactatttgagggccccactgtacttttttactccattccttaactaaggaacggaacctgcaaccctcgttccttaaccgttccttaaccgttccttaaattactattcattcaatttcattttttttttaatttcaactcaattcaattaaaaaaacaaacacattttattaaaaaacacacaacattaaaacaaagttacaacttaaacttaaaaaaataaaaagcacacaattaaaatcataaaaaaataaaagtacacaattttaataatttcatccgccaaagtttgcccaaatgtgctcaattagatcatgttggagttgggtgtgggcgctagagtcgcgtgtccttgcacgaatagataaccgttcttgtatttgacgcatttgttcataaggatccattagtttgattaaatttgggagaaggaaaatagagttgatttgagatgaaaattggggtggaaatagagagaaatagatgtgtgtttgtgattgaaatgagtatgaaataggagtatttatagagtaaataaataaataataaaaaaaaacaaacggctataaaattaacggtctcattaccgttaataaaaaaaaaatttatttttttttattaaattcgaaattttttttaaaaaaaatgaattattgcgtcatcgggacgaagcccactcgcggggcagcgagtgggcttcacgcgtcgaatgggagtccgccacgtcgcctcggcgcgtggcggaacgtttcgttccgcgttccggaggaacgaaacgcggcacggcatgggaacggtggcggcacggaatggcgacggaacgcacgctgcaacgcgtgccgccgcgaaaccgttcctccggaacggcataggaacggcgacggcaccgcgttgcgggtgctctaataaGTGAAGTTTTAACAGTAAAgaggtgagagagagagagagatgtatGGGGAATAAGGATTTTGGGATTGTAATTACAATGCTGTCCCTTTTGAAATtggtgtgtttgtttttttttttttgatttttttttcgaatatGCGCTGAAATATGATAAGGGCacccacaacgcgtctcgcgggtctcccttatctcgtccctccgagacgagacggccgcgggacgcgttgcagcgtcccgtctcgtccatAGCCCGCCGAcacgcccgtcccaccgagacggcgcgcgagctgtctcgccacgcgctcgcGCAACGTGGCGCACTCCGGCGCTATGCGTGACGCCCACGAGTGGGCgccgtcacgctgacgcaataaatcatttttttaaaaaatcaaatttaataaaaaaaattaaaaacggtcatatgaccgttcaacggtaattttcaaattttttttctttttttattctataaatactcctctttcacacacacaaacacacatctattcttctcaaatcatctctctttcctctccaattttcatctcaaatcatctcttttattcttctaccaaagttaatccattcatggatccatttgagcaaatgagtcgaataatggaagaatcacttgaagaagatcgacgtagggggcggaggaagccgcgccgccccaatgacgatcccggacttacatccatcgtaaccgggaggaagccgccgcaaggttagtacgcgactacttctgtgataacGCGGTATGGGGAGATATTCCGCgtgcggcgaccgctatttctccacatcgcaaatacattggcagcccgggaagagttcttccaagaagggttcgacatcgtcggccgtcccagccacacgacgttgcagaaatgtactgcagcagtccgtcagcttgcgactggacaaacggcggatttgtttgacgaatacctccacattggagaaagcactgggagaatgtgcttgatgcaATTCTGCAAaagcgtccgggcagccttcgcagacgaatttctccggaagccaagcacggcagattgtcagtttctgctccaccttcacgaagaagtgcacggattccccgggatgcttggcagcgtcgattgcatgcattggcaatggaagaatttccctgtggcgtggagggggtcatacgcaagtggccacaaaggcactcaccccaccgttatactcgaggttgttgccgactaccggctatggatttggcatgcgacttcggggtccccggatcgaacgtgctcaaccaatctgacctcttcgccgaagttttggatggtaaagcatcgaccatcaacttcatcgctaacaaccggcggtataaaatggggtactatcttgccgacggcatctacccgaagtggccaaccttcgtgaagacgttcaacatgCCGGTGAACgaaaagcaggctctttttgcgtagaagcaggaggctgctcgcaaggatgtggagagggcgttcggggttctccaagcgcgcttcaacattatcaaagccccgactcgtacgtggttcatggagagtatggtcgacatcatgtatacatgcataatcttgcacaacatgattgtcgccgacgtaggacccgaggcgggaaattggttcgacccagaaacccccggaagctctaccccaagtagtccgcctcgtaGTGGAATGCATCCGTCTTTGCAAGAttggttgtctattcgggcaaggacacatgattctaccgcccacgcccaactccaagatgatctaatggagcacatttgggcaaaatttggcaaccggtagacgcacatgatctttcttctgcttctttacgctttgaaattttgaatttagaaagagtgagcggaagaaattaaattatgtatttttaaattttttaggatttttaattatgtttttttaaaaattttatttaatgaaatgtgtttttattaattgaatttgttgaaaataaaaa
It contains:
- the LOC121785345 gene encoding F-box/LRR-repeat protein 3-like, encoding MKKQKSIPEPTFSRFDLLSEEIVFTLLDFLENPVDRKSFSLVCRSFYDIESRHRKLLKPLRSELLSKVLVRYPHVSNLDLSLCPRVTDATLDVVSSYCKETLRSINLSRSKFVGHVGLSNLVVSCGNLVEIDLSNATELKDLAAATIAEAKNLEKLWLVRCKSITDIGIGCIAVGCRKLKFLSLKWCLGVGDLGVGLIAVKCQDIRSLDLSFLPITNKCLSQVLELKRLEDLVLEGCFGIDDDSLAALNQGCKSLETLDMSSCQKVSHVGLSSLTTATASLRQLILSYGSRVDLALADSLQKLSMLQSIKLDGCKVTCSGLKAIGNWCVSLSEISLSKCLGVTDEGLSSLVTKHKDLRKLDITCCRKITSASVAHITNSCTALVSLKMESCTLLPAEAFVLIGQRCQFLEELDVTDNEIDDEGLKSISTCSRLRSLKLGICLNITDEGLIHIGMSCSKLKEVDLYRSDGIGDSSILAIASGCRDLETINIAYCKSITDCSLMSLSKCSKLNTLESRGCLLITPVGLEAIAMGCKQLSKLDIKKCRNIDDAGMISLARFSQNLKQINFSYTSVTDVGLVSLASISCLQSMTVLHVRGLTPRGLVAALLACGGLTKVKLQASFRTSLPELLVKHLEARGCTFLWRDKVFQEDLDPKCWKLHFNEIE